The genomic stretch GACAACCGCGTTGAAGCCATCCTGGATTTAGAGCAGCAGCGAGTCGCCGTGGTGGATGGTTCGATCCAGCAGAGCTATCTTGCCGCCGTGACCGAGCGATTCGATATCCGCGTCATCTGGATGCCGGTGGACAGCTTCGCCGCAGGTTTTCAAGCCGTGGCACGCGGTGACGCTGATCTCGTAGCCTCCAACCATCTGTTTGGTGACTGGCGAGCCCGGGATTACGGCCTGCGTGAAACGCCGATCATATTTCAGCCCTCGCGCCTCTTTTATGCCGCCTCGCCCTCCCTATCTGCCGATGTGCTAGAGCGCATCGACACCACGCTGCTAACGTGGAAGGACGATGTGGATTCGGTGTACTACCAAACGCTCAGCGCATGGCGCTCGGGCGGCGCGACCGAGACGCTGGTTCCCCGCTGGCTGTGGTGGGCCTTAGGGCTGTTGATCGTCGTGTTGGCGCTGGCCGTAGGGGCCTCACTGCTGCTCCGGCGGCGGGTCAGTATCAACCGCGCCAAGCTCTCCACCAATGAACACCTGCTGACCACGATCCTCGACAGTGTCGATGCGTATATCTACATCAAAACGCCGTCGCTGGAGTACCGTTACGTCAATCGACAAATCAGCGAGTTGTTCAAGCGGACGCCAAAAGAGATTCTCGGCAAGCGCGATGACGCCTTTTTCGACCCCGCCAGCGCGGCCGAAATGGCCGAAATCGACCAGCAAGTGCTCTCTTCGGGCAAAAAAGTCACGGTAGAAGAGCACAACGTGCTAAAGGGCGAGGAACGGGTACGCACTTTCCTGTCGATCAAAATGCCGCTGGAGATGTCCCCCGGGGAAGCGCCGTGCCTGTGCGGTATTTCCACCGAGCTGACTGAATATTTAGAGATGCAGTCCCGCACCCACCACCTGGCGTTCTACGATGCGCTAACGGGGCTGCCCAACCGACGCCTGCTGCTGGAGTCGCTGGCAGAGGCCACCGACCCCGATAGAGGGCCTAGTGGTTACAGCGCCGTACTGATCGTGGATTTGGACAACTTCCGACTGGTCAACGACATTCAGGGGCACGAGAGCGGTGATCAACTGCTAATCAACGTCGCGCAGCATCTCAAGCAGCGCCTGAGCGACGATGCCACGCTGGCACGTTTTAGTAGCGATGAGTTCGTCGTGCAGGTCAATGGCTTGGGCGAGCGGCAAAGCGATGCGGCTGCCAACGCTGAACGGCTGGGGCGCCAGCTTTTGGACACGGTATCGCAACTGCGCAACGACCGCGCTCTACCGATCAGCGCCAGTATTGGTATCACGCTGTTCGACGGTGAAGGCCTAGGCGTCAACAGCGTGCTGCAGCAGGCCGATATGGCCCTACAGCAGGCCAAAGCGGCTGGCGGCAACACCCTGCGCTTCTTCAATGTCGATATGCAAACTAGCGTGCTGGAGCGGGCCAGTCTCGAAGGGGATTTGCACCAAGCGCTAGAGCGTAACGAACTGGCCCTGCACTATCAGGTGCAGGTCGACCACCAGGGGGCCACCACCGGCGTGGAGGCGCTACTACGCTGGTACCATCCCCAGCGCGGCTGGGTATCGCCCGGTACCTTCATCCCGCTGGCCGAAGAGAACGGACTGATCGTGCCCATCGGCTACTGGGTGTTGCAGTGTGCCTGCGAGCAGCTGGCCAAGTGGTCGCATCAGCCGGCCTACGCGGGGCTGACCATTTCGGTGAACGTCAGCTCGGTGCAGTTCCAACAACCGGAATTCGTGCGTAACCTCGAAGGGTTGCTGGCGCAAACCCAGGCCCCGCCAGGTCGACTGGTGTTGGAAGTGACCGAAAGCCTGTTGATGCGCGAACCCACCCGGGTGCGTAATACCATGCTCAAACTTCGCACCCAGGGCATTCGTTTTGCGCTGGACGACTTTGGAACTGGCTACTCATCGCTGAGTTACCTAAAGCGCTTGCCGCTGGACGAGCTGAAGATCGATCAATCCTTCATCCGTGAGCTGCTCACCGACAAGACCGACGCTGCCATCGTGGATACCACCATCTTGCTGGCGGTGAGCTTGGGGCTGACGGTGGTGGCCGAAGGGGTCGAGAAGAAAGAGCAGTTGGATTGGCTGAAGGGGCACGGCTGCTATCGTTATCAGGGGTACCTGTTTGGGCGGCCTACGCCTATCGAGTACCTGTTCGAGAGCTACTGAACCACTGGCCGCATACCAACATAAGACGCCCGAAAACAGAACACCCGCCCAGGTTGCCTGGGCGGGTGTTGTGCATAGCGACTCAGCAGAGCGCTAGCCAAAGACGCTGAAGCTGCCGGCGTTGAGCCACATGTGTACCGCAATGCTTGCGATGTAGCCGAGCAAGATCACCGGCGACCAGCGTAAATGGCCCAAGAAGGTATACGAGCCGCGCGCCTGACCCATGACCGCCACCCCGGCAGCAGAGCCAATCGACAGTAGGCTACCGCCCACTCCCGCCGTGAGTGTGATCAGCAGCCAGTGGCCATGGGACATGTCGGGCTCCATGGTGAGGACCGCGAACATGACCGGAATGTTATCGATCACGGCCGATACGATACCCAAGGCAATGTTGGCCCAGGTGGCGTTCCAACCGGTGTAGAGCGCCTCTGAGAGCAGTCCCAGATAGCCCATGAAGCCTAAACCACCAACGCACATCACCACCCCGTAGAAGAACAGCAGGGTATCCCACTCGGCGCGGGCCACACGGCTGAAGACATCGAAGGGCACCACGCCGCCGAGCTGTTCTAGCTTTTTATTATCGCCCAAGCGGCTATAGCGTTCGCGCTTGCGCTCCAGCGAGCGGGGAAGGCTTTGGCGTAGGTAGTAGCCAAAGAACTGTAGATAGCCAAGCCCTGTCATCATGCCCAAGACCGGCGGCAGATGGAGCAGCGTATGGCAAAGCACCGCCGTGACGATCGTCAGCAAGAACAGGGCAATGATGCGCCGTGCGCCGCGTTTGAGCTGAACGTCTTCATACACGCTGCTGGGTTTTTGATCCTTGATGAACAGGCTCATCACGATCGCAGGAATCAAGAAGTTCACGAGAGAGGGAATGAACAGGATAAAGAACTCTTGGAACTCGATGAGACCTGCCTGCCAAACCATCAAGGTGGTGATATCACCAAAGGGGCTAAAGGCACCGCCTGCGTTGGCCGCGACCACGATGTTAATACACGCCAAGTTGATAAAGCGCTTGTCGCCTTCGGCCACTTTGGTGATGACTGCGCACATCAAGAGGGCGGTGGTTAAGTTATCGGCAATGGGCGACAGCATAAACGCCAAGCCGCCAGTCAACCAAAACAGCGTGCGGTAGTTAAACCCTTTGCGTAGCATCCAAGAGCGCAGCGCATCGAAGACGCGACGCTCTTCCATGGCGTTGATATACGTCATCGCCACCAGCAGGAACAGCATTAGCTCGGTAAACTCCAGAAGCGTCACGCGAAATGCGTACTCGGACGTATCCGACATGCCGTTCTGAACGTATACCCAGCCAATGAGTCCCCAGATGATGCCCGCCGCCACCAGCACGGGCTTGGATTTGCGCATGTGAATCTTCTCTTCGGCCATCACCAGCGCATAGGCCAGCACGAAGATCGCCACGGCCACATAGCCTACGGCAGAGGTGGTTAAATCTACCTCGCCGGTGACGGCAAAGGCCGCCGGGCTGATGAAAAATAGTAAGGCCGCTAACAAAAAAGGCCAGCAACGAGTGTATCGAGGCTGGCCTGGGTCATGATGTAGCGTCAACATGGCGCGTTTATCCTTATAATGGTTAAAAGAAGGGGGAATAAGCGCCGCCAGTTTAACAAGCTATATTGCGTCGCAATACGGAATTAAACCGAATGAACAGGGCGTATCTTTTAGAGATACCGTCTTTTTTTTAGAAATTATCCGTTTCGCTAATAGTAAATAACGCACAATAGTGTAAGAAGTTTAGCCGGTTAAACGAAAGGTGAATGCCTTACATCCATAAAGGCAGCGATGGTGCCACTGCCCTTATTGGCACTTAGTTAATGGCCGTGAGTCGTCAGGGCCTCTTCGAGCCATCCTAGCTTCATTTGCGGCACCGACGCCAATAGCGTTTGCGTATACTCGTCGAAAGGCGGGCTCAACACGGTATCACGCTCGCCGTCACGCACCACACGCCCTTGGTGCATCACCGCAATGCTATCGGCAATCGCCTTGACGGTGGCCAAGTCGTGAGTGATGAACAGGTAGGCCACGTTCTCCTGCGCCTGTAGCCGCAACAGCAGCTTTAAAATACCATCGGCCACGAGCGGGTCGAGCGCGCTGGTGACCTCATCGCAGATGATGAGCTTCGGTTTGGCCGCCAGGGCACGCGCAATGCATACGCGCTGTTTTTGACCGCCCGACAGCTCGGCCGGATAGCGGTCCATAAACGCTTCCCCCAGCTCGATGGCGTCGAGCAGCTCGATCACCCGCTGACGGCGTGCTTGGCCTTTCAAGCCGAAGTAGAACGTGAGCGGGCGGCCGATGAGGGTGCCTACGGTGTGGCGCGGGTTCATGGCCACGTCCGCCATTTGATAAATCATCTGCAGTTCGCGCAGCGTCTCTTTATCACGTTTGGCGAGGGTGTTGGGCAGTGTGCTCCCGTCAAAGCGAAGCTGGCCCTGGTTGGGCGGCAGCAGCCCGGTGATGACCCGCGCCAGGGTGGATTTCCCCGACCCAGACTCCCCCACGATGGCCAGCGTTTGGCCTGCGCTCACCGAGAGATGAACGTCCTTCAACACGTTGCTTCCGCTTTGGTGGTACGCCGCACTGACGCCCTCGATGGCCAGCAGTGGCGTGGATGACGGCGTTTTCGGCGCATGCTCGATGGAACGCACCGACACCAGCGCTTGCGTATACGGCGCTTGAGGCGACTCAATGATGTGCGCGGTGCTGCCCATTTCGACTTTTTCCCCCTGCCGCAGCACGAGGAGGTCATCTGCGACTTGAGCGACCACGGCAAGGTCGTGGGTGATATAGAGTGCACCGACCCCCGTGGTTTTGATGGCCCGCTTGATGGCGGCCAGCACGTCGATTTGCGTGTTGACATCAAGGGCCGTGGTGGGCTCGTCGAAAATGATCAGATCGGGCTTTGGACAGAGTGCCATCGCGGTCATGGCACGCTGTAGCTGCCCGCCCGATACCTGGTGCGGGTAGCGGTGGCCAAACTGTGCCGGGTCGGGTAGCCCAAGCTGCTCGAACAGTTCGATGGCTCGTGCCTCGGCCTCTTGGCGAGTGGCTAGGCGGTGGTACAGGGTGGTCTCGATGACCTGCTCCATCAGCGTGTGGGCGGGGTTGAACGCGGCTGCCGCTGACTGCGCCACGTAGCACACCGTTTTACCACGCAGCTGACGCAGTGCCTTGGGCGAGTCTTTCAAGATATCGCGGCCGTTCACCCACACTTCACCGCTCAAGCGAATATCGCCGCGTCCATAGCCCGCTGGCGACAAGCCAATGGTCGATT from Halomonas meridiana encodes the following:
- a CDS encoding ABC transporter ATP-binding protein, whose product is MADSLLDIRHLTIEATAYPPGEAPREITIVNDVSFTLERGKVLGLIGESGAGKSTIGLSPAGYGRGDIRLSGEVWVNGRDILKDSPKALRQLRGKTVCYVAQSAAAAFNPAHTLMEQVIETTLYHRLATRQEAEARAIELFEQLGLPDPAQFGHRYPHQVSGGQLQRAMTAMALCPKPDLIIFDEPTTALDVNTQIDVLAAIKRAIKTTGVGALYITHDLAVVAQVADDLLVLRQGEKVEMGSTAHIIESPQAPYTQALVSVRSIEHAPKTPSSTPLLAIEGVSAAYHQSGSNVLKDVHLSVSAGQTLAIVGESGSGKSTLARVITGLLPPNQGQLRFDGSTLPNTLAKRDKETLRELQMIYQMADVAMNPRHTVGTLIGRPLTFYFGLKGQARRQRVIELLDAIELGEAFMDRYPAELSGGQKQRVCIARALAAKPKLIICDEVTSALDPLVADGILKLLLRLQAQENVAYLFITHDLATVKAIADSIAVMHQGRVVRDGERDTVLSPPFDEYTQTLLASVPQMKLGWLEEALTTHGH
- the nhaD gene encoding sodium:proton antiporter NhaD codes for the protein MLTLHHDPGQPRYTRCWPFLLAALLFFISPAAFAVTGEVDLTTSAVGYVAVAIFVLAYALVMAEEKIHMRKSKPVLVAAGIIWGLIGWVYVQNGMSDTSEYAFRVTLLEFTELMLFLLVAMTYINAMEERRVFDALRSWMLRKGFNYRTLFWLTGGLAFMLSPIADNLTTALLMCAVITKVAEGDKRFINLACINIVVAANAGGAFSPFGDITTLMVWQAGLIEFQEFFILFIPSLVNFLIPAIVMSLFIKDQKPSSVYEDVQLKRGARRIIALFLLTIVTAVLCHTLLHLPPVLGMMTGLGYLQFFGYYLRQSLPRSLERKRERYSRLGDNKKLEQLGGVVPFDVFSRVARAEWDTLLFFYGVVMCVGGLGFMGYLGLLSEALYTGWNATWANIALGIVSAVIDNIPVMFAVLTMEPDMSHGHWLLITLTAGVGGSLLSIGSAAGVAVMGQARGSYTFLGHLRWSPVILLGYIASIAVHMWLNAGSFSVFG
- a CDS encoding EAL domain-containing protein, which encodes MPSNRSAKRLTCSAMGAVALCYVLGWSALAQGDTSLRVGVYHNPPKLFAGEQGQLRGVLGELLEAMAQQEQWQLESRLCDFQQCLTLLEQGEIDLLPDVAWSEERAGRFAFHREPVMHSWSQLYQANDNRVEAILDLEQQRVAVVDGSIQQSYLAAVTERFDIRVIWMPVDSFAAGFQAVARGDADLVASNHLFGDWRARDYGLRETPIIFQPSRLFYAASPSLSADVLERIDTTLLTWKDDVDSVYYQTLSAWRSGGATETLVPRWLWWALGLLIVVLALAVGASLLLRRRVSINRAKLSTNEHLLTTILDSVDAYIYIKTPSLEYRYVNRQISELFKRTPKEILGKRDDAFFDPASAAEMAEIDQQVLSSGKKVTVEEHNVLKGEERVRTFLSIKMPLEMSPGEAPCLCGISTELTEYLEMQSRTHHLAFYDALTGLPNRRLLLESLAEATDPDRGPSGYSAVLIVDLDNFRLVNDIQGHESGDQLLINVAQHLKQRLSDDATLARFSSDEFVVQVNGLGERQSDAAANAERLGRQLLDTVSQLRNDRALPISASIGITLFDGEGLGVNSVLQQADMALQQAKAAGGNTLRFFNVDMQTSVLERASLEGDLHQALERNELALHYQVQVDHQGATTGVEALLRWYHPQRGWVSPGTFIPLAEENGLIVPIGYWVLQCACEQLAKWSHQPAYAGLTISVNVSSVQFQQPEFVRNLEGLLAQTQAPPGRLVLEVTESLLMREPTRVRNTMLKLRTQGIRFALDDFGTGYSSLSYLKRLPLDELKIDQSFIRELLTDKTDAAIVDTTILLAVSLGLTVVAEGVEKKEQLDWLKGHGCYRYQGYLFGRPTPIEYLFESY